Genomic segment of Methanobrevibacter woesei:
TGGAAAAAATAAGAAAAATAAAAAATAAGAAAAAATAATGATTTTATGTTATTATTTTTTCTAATTCATCTCTTTCTAGTGCTTTTTTAATTTCAACAGAAATTCTTCTTCCCATACTCATTGGTTTACCATGTGTAAGGTAACTGTAAGGAGAACTATCCATAAATGTATTAGTACCACCATCAGTTCTTGCACTTATTTCAAAACAAATTACTTCTAAATTATCATTAACCAATGTTTGCATACAGAATGGACCATTCATACCAGGAGCAACTAATTTTTTAGCACTTTCCACTAATTTGTCACCCATTTCGAAAACTTGAGGTAATAAAGATTCTCTAATAACTGCTGGGTGATTTCCAGTAACTACATATGAAGGGCTTAAATCAATATCTAATTGATCTTTTGCAGGCATTCTTACATATCCATCAATACTAGATTCATATCTTGTATCCATACCCATTACTTCAACTTTATCATCTAAAGCAGAATAGAAATAATGTATACAATAGTTACATCCTGAAACATACTCTTCAATGTGTGCATTAGCTACATCTTTATCTTCAAGCCAACCACGTTCTTTCATTGCATCTATTTTCTTATCAAACTCTTCTGGTGAAGATGCAACAAAGTATCCTCTTCCACCTCTAGCACCAGGGAATTTAACCATTACTGGCCTGTCAATATCAGCTGGACTATCATATTTGAAAG
This window contains:
- a CDS encoding formate--phosphoribosylaminoimidazolecarboxamide ligase, translated to MGEVKKEDILEILKNYDKENITIATLGSHTSLHILRGAKDEGFRTAVVCEKGREVPYQRFDVADEYIIVDQFKDIVNEDVQQQLRDMNAIVVPHGSFVAYAGLDNVEDKFNVPMFGNRDILRWEAERDKERQLLVDGEVRIPFKYDSPADIDRPVMVKFPGARGGRGYFVASSPEEFDKKIDAMKERGWLEDKDVANAHIEEYVSGCNYCIHYFYSALDDKVEVMGMDTRYESSIDGYVRMPAKDQLDIDLSPSYVVTGNHPAVIRESLLPQVFEMGDKLVESAKKLVAPGMNGPFCMQTLVNDNLEVICFEISARTDGGTNTFMDSSPYSYLTHGKPMSMGRRISVEIKKALERDELEKIIT